The genomic region GATCACTTAGGTGACTTGCCCTACTAAAATGAATGACCCACTTCTAAGAGGGGTGACACTATTATGTTCGGTTAGTGTGTGAATCTTCTAGTTTTGAAAGTTTCTCCTTTTTTTTGGCCTCTAATTGGTTGTCCCTATGAGTCTTGATGACACGAATTACTCATGTTAACTACCAATCTTTTCCCCTTAACTCGTTGTCATTTATCCTTTGATTCTTAGTTCCATTTCCTATATACATAATAGAGCCAAGAAGCATAAGGAAATTGAAGAGAAGAAGTGTAACACATAGAGAAGAAATAATTTGGCTACCTCTACATGATTTTGTTAGAAGTTCTACATTGTTTCCTCTAAGAATAGAATCATCTTTAGAAGTTTACAAGCCACTTTGCAAACCTAAACATCCGATCTTTCATAACCAAGCTCTAGCCTCCCCCATAGTACAAGAATCTTATAAAGCTTCCACAACTTCCAAGTAATGCCCAATCTTTGCATCATTGGATCTATTATTGCCTCCTGCAACTTTCTTCTTTTTTCCCACCTCTTGCTACCTTCTTTGCTTTCCTTGGGATTTTAGGGTTTCTTTTGATCTATTCTCATGTAGGTGGTATCACAATGGTCTATTCATTGGTGCTTCAGCCCAAGCATTTGGGTTTGTATCTCTATCGCCCTACCCCAATATTAGCTACTTGTTAACCTTAAGCCTTGAATCCTAATATAATTTCCCTTAGCACAAATGATATCAAACATCTTTATATTTTGATCCCCACTTCATCCTCACCATCTACTTTTAGACTTCCAAGATTTAGTGTCATCCAATTCTTGTAACACTTGACATTGAGCATGTTGCTTTCTCGATCCTTGATTCTTAAACAGTTCTCAATCTCTCTTTTCTTTCTATGCTATAGTGTTAGATATTTTTTACTCCAATCCCTAGTCCCTCTTCCTTTAGTAGTGAGTGTCCCTTTTCTCTATTCTCAACCACTTTCATTACTATGCTTACATGTTTTAGACTTCTCATCCCCTTCTTTGTAAATTATATTAGGTACTTCGTAGCCTTGATCCTCATACCCCACTCTTATGGCAAATGATATCTCATTTCTCAACAACCTAAACCTCATCATTCCCTTCCTCTTCTCAAGCCTTTGAGATTGATAATGCTTACCTACCTACTAGTATTCATTTTATAGGATCTTGATTCGCCATCTCCCACTGCTTCTTTCTACATTCCCCAAGCATATGTAATTTCCTTTCCCCCTTTACTTAATACTGGTGCACTCCAAGCCATGACTCATGATCCTCCTTGGCATACCAATATGTAATTCAACAAGATCCAAATAAGTaggtttgcaatttttttttacctCTATGCATTGTTCATACATGATTTTTTTGTCAATCATTGATGCTTATGCACATTGCTCCACCTATCTCCCCTACAGTGTGTAGCAAATGATTACTGCTTGAAGGCGACAAAAATGAACCCTTGAACACCATTTGACTCCATAAAGCCACAAATTCAAATGTAAAGATAGGTGCAAAGAGCAAAGATGAGTATAATTAGCTCAATCACCTTAAATTTAGAAACATGTTGCCACAAGTCTATAAATAGGTCCCATACTACTTTCTAAATGTGGGAAGAACATTTTAACCACCCTTACTCAGCCAACACCAAATACAAGGTGGATTTCTTGCAAATGGATGTGCTAGTGCATTGAGTGCCTTGACCACTGAAGAAATTATGCAACCCCTGCTTAGACAAACATAATGTAAGAGTAACACACTACACTTAAACTATAATCACTTACAAAACCCAAAATAGCTTTACGCAAGAGAGTACCAAGAAATAAATGCTGGATTATAGGATGTAATAATGATTCAATGATACATAATATACAAGAGAGAACTTGCTTTTATATAGGCAAGGTGAAGATATATGACAACATAGGATTATGGCATGAGACATAAAAAGTAAATAACCTAAAAGTGCCCTAAATAAGATTAATGAAGTGTGACTAGAACTTAGATGGGAACTAGTTAGGCAATATACCTCATTCATAGCAACCACCCCTAAGTGCAATTTAAGGAAGAACAAACAAATAAGAGGATGCAAAAATGGGTCTTGACAACAAAGCCATGTTAAGTACTAATGAAAAAAAAAACCTATCGTAAATGAAATAAAGAACAAAATCCAATAGAAAAAATGCCTCTTCAAACAAAATGTATGCAAACAAAACATGTACAAGTGATGGAAGGACTCAAGATTATACAAACATGCTTAACAGAATCAAgtacatttttttttgaattacTGTAAAATCCTGTTCAACAAATTTTTTGTATTGTTCTTATTGGATGCATGCTTAACAGAAGTCACATTACAATATTATACGAAAGAGTACAGTTGCAGCCTTAACAAGTTAAACCATAAATATGTACAATTATCATATGCTAACATGTTGTATTATGTGTTTCTAAATCAATAAAAACAACCAAAGTAAGAAGACTGGCCTGTTTCTTTTATATTTCTTTTCAAATAAATAGCTCAAATATATCCCTGCTGTTAACACACAATTCTTGAAAACAGAACTATCATACTGTTCGTCACTCTGGAGTTGAGTCTTGCAAAAATATCTGTCTTCCTCGTGCACGGGAACATCTGTCTCTTAGAAACTTAATATAACAAAGAAGACAAACCTATTCTTGAGGAAGTTCTAGTTAAATGATTCTGATGTTAATTCCGAGAGAAAACAAAAGTAGTGAGACAATAACAAATCCTTTTGTATGAATTGAGAAAACTTCACATGATTATTGTACTCTATAAGATTTGGGTTGTAGATTACAGAATATATGTTATATATCTTGATTATATCTCAAGGTTTTAGTAGGAGCATGATCACTGTACACAGCCTATTAGATTATGTATTTAGACAGATTGAGTAGAGTTTATTGTAGTACCTCCTAAGCAGGAAAAAAATCAGTGACCGCCTGTGTAATTATACCTCGTGTATTTTGCTGAgtatattaatttataaaatttCTAGGGTTCATCTTCAAAAGAGTATCCTGAGGGCGGAAATAGTTTTAAAAGAAATGGCAAAAAGATTACGTATTATTATCATTTCATGTCCCCACTTATGTTTAAAATGAAAGATAAGTAGCAATAATGACATTAATGGAATACTCCCCAGTCAAATGTAGACTTCACTTGACCAAACTCAGAGAGAGGAGAAAAGGAGACAGCAAATCAAGTTGGATCCATGGGGGATTGCATTGCATTGAATTATTACAGAAAAAATCAAAGCTTTGTCTCATGGGCATGGATTTGCATTAAACCACTGCCTTTTCCGCATACCAATGGGGAAAGGGTAAatgatttttaaaatattaaatatttttcagtttaaatatttttcaattttcattaTAATCCATCAATCAGAAGTAAGGATATAGTTAATCCAAatgtttttggattagattgtgtagagattttTTTCAAACGTTTTGGATTACACTTGATTTATTACTGGGATGATAGTAGAGAGCACAAAGATATAAAAATGAGTTGTTGCAGACCAAGAACAACTaaaaaaggagaggggaagagagagatggGTCAAAGGCTATATGACGGTCAagcatcaagaaaggaaaagaacaaaaacaaaccaAATATATGATTTCTGATATCATTAAGGTAGCATTATTCATTATAGATTGTAGAAATCTGATATTATTAAGAAGTATTGTGAATATAAAGAATTGATTTCTCAATTTGCACTCAAACAAAATAGCATGCATCAAATCACATAAGTGATGACACATTTGTTCTCTGCGAGTTGTATTTTTATATAGCAAAGCAATGAATGCtgggattacaatttattgaccaATTCAATTCTTTTAACTTTGAACCATAGTGCAATGAAATCCGATTTCATGCCATATGGTAGAAAATACTTGCTGATTTATACATCTGAGAATGAATTGCATGTCAACCAATTAAAATAATTAGAAAAGCAGAACCTACCTTTGTGTGGCCTGCCTTGGCTTTCTATGAAGAAAGCTATCCTTCGAAGTATAAGGACGTGTTGCCACAGAATGTGTCTATATGATCTGAAAGAAAGGTATAGTTGCTTACACTCAAAGATCTAGAATAGCAACCTTCAGTACTCCGATACCTGTATGTCTCTTGGGTGCTTCCCAACCCACTTCTGACTAAGTTATTCTGAACAAAAATATAGCCCTCTGAATTCTGAGTATTATTTAAGGAGCTGAAAAAACTATTCGTTGGGGCAACAATGGAGATATCCATATTGAAGCCATTTGAGAAGTTTGCCGTCTCAAGAGTGGTGTCATTACCTTTGTCCACCACAGCAAAATACATATATATGCAAAAAGAACTATCAACTTGAGTAGATAATAGCATCCCTGTGGGCGCCTTAAGTATAGCACCACTTGTGGCCATAATACTTTGCTCCACTGTCTGTGCGTCTCCATTGTTTCCAAAAGTCATTGAATTTATATACTTATATTCTTGTGAAATGTGAGTAGTTATATTTCCCTGAGATGATTCTACCCAGCCAGAGTGGGAAATCTTCCTGTTGGCAGATGTAACAAACGATCCATCCAGGCCTTCAAAGTTTGATTCAACATTGATCTTTAAAGGGGGCGCCTCATATTCAGTTAATTTTCCATTTGTTCTTGCACTatttttatcaagccacaagtgcaAATTTGCATCCACAAACCACACACTGAGAGCATTGGTCACGGTCAAGCTGAACTTGTGCTCTTCTCCATCTAGCAATCTTCCCAAAAATGGCGTCATTTCTATTTCATAGCTAGGGAGAATAAAAGACCCAATACCAGAAACAGGACGCCAGAATAGTGGATTAATCCCTCCTGTATAAACTACAGGAAAAGGCCACACAGCACCAACCACTATATCATCTACCGAAGCCACTACCTCTCTAAAAGACCCATTACCTGCTGTGTTGGTCAAATGGTTAGCTTCAATATACACATTAGGAGGATTAGCGTACCAGGACTCATCATCTGAATGGAATGAAACATAAATCTCCAGAACTGCCCTGTATGCATTAGGTGGTATGCGCAATGACTTCCCCTGGACATCTGATGCATTTTGTATTTGGAACCAGGCACCTGCACTCTGTGAGTAGGGCAAGGAAATTGGCATAATCGAATCTGCATACCCATAATGATGCAAGCCCATCTCCTCCTCTTCATAAAAATGGAATGTTATATTGACATGATAAACCCCCGTATAGGTATCATCTATTAAATTGGCAAGCTTCACTTCAAGAATCTGAGGGCTCTTCAACATTGGGGAGTACTTAGTTATGTCCTTGAGAATAGTCCATTCAATTCCTGTCTTTGTGGGCTCTGCAGTACACGTCCTGAGGATCTCCACGCCACTCAACCATACCCCTGCAATTCTATCGAACTGTCTTCCTTTACATGTTGCCTTCCACTCCATAACCACTTTACTCCATCTGTCAGGGCACCATTTAGGGGGATTGTACTCCACTATCACTGGAGGTTTTCCTATTGTGTGCCCAAAATCATATTGTAAAACATGGATAGAGCAAGGCCTCTCTTTGGGAAGTTCAATGGGTTTTGTAACCTCAAAAAATACCAATGGGGGGATTTCTTTTCGAGATTGCGTTTGACTAACCTGGTATGAGAATCCTTCAGTTTGGGGATGAATTTGGTCCGAGATCTCCCTTTGCCTTCCAAGATTCACCATTGAATGAACTTCACTGGCCATCACTACCATCATCACAATCATTTTCCACCATTGTAGATGAACCTCCATTCTGAACATTATCTAACCAAGTACACGATCTGATTAATCTCCTGATATGAATTAACTCAATACTCCTGTCGTTTCATACCAGCCGGCAGACTCCATGTAATTTCTATCGAAAATAAAAACTGTTAGGCACAATCCATTCGTGTTTTTCTTTGAATGAAAGAAAGAATTATTAAAAATGAGAGAGATTTGTCTTCGAAGATGATGTGAATCCCCATTTACTGGGTGAGGATAATGACTGATACCAATTATGCAGAGAAATAAAATTGTAAAAATTTAGGGCTCACCTACTTTTAAGAGTAAAATTGTGTGTAAAGTTGATTTTTAGGGGGCATTAAAAAGGCAAAAGGAAAAAAAGACAAGAAAAGTTTACTTTTCTTTTTAGTGGCTTTCATGAATTTCACATAGGGAAGGGGTTCAGCTCACTATGTTCTAATGATTGTTCACTCCTTGTTcaattcattaataaatttcatatttATCAATAGTATGTCACTTGTAGAATTTGTATTTTATttggaggagttgtgcaactttattggtctCAATACTTATGAGACATTTGTACATAAGTATTGACAACTTTTGAGTTATTgggacatctttaagtaggtattgacAACACTTGTAAATGACTATTTTTTTACCATATTGTGCAAAATGGATCACACAATGTTTGTCTTTACTACCCAGAAActagaacaatagctataaaaAATTAGgtcatataaaaaaaataataaaaaaagcatcaaaatatgaaGTACCATTTAGGATATGTGAGTGCACAAAGTTAGTTATAAcaactactagtgctcttccctaGGGTATAAGACAATGGATAAATGTCAGAGCCCCACAACGTTTTTCCTTTTTAATGGGCAAGGTCATTAGCTAAGTCACACATGTTAAATCTTATATTCCAATTCTAAGAATATTCTTATTGATTAATC from Cryptomeria japonica chromosome 3, Sugi_1.0, whole genome shotgun sequence harbors:
- the LOC131027334 gene encoding peptide-N4-(N-acetyl-beta-glucosaminyl)asparagine amidase A, which codes for MFRMEVHLQWWKMIVMMVVMASEVHSMVNLGRQREISDQIHPQTEGFSYQVSQTQSRKEIPPLVFFEVTKPIELPKERPCSIHVLQYDFGHTIGKPPVIVEYNPPKWCPDRWSKVVMEWKATCKGRQFDRIAGVWLSGVEILRTCTAEPTKTGIEWTILKDITKYSPMLKSPQILEVKLANLIDDTYTGVYHVNITFHFYEEEEMGLHHYGYADSIMPISLPYSQSAGAWFQIQNASDVQGKSLRIPPNAYRAVLEIYVSFHSDDESWYANPPNVYIEANHLTNTAGNGSFREVVASVDDIVVGAVWPFPVVYTGGINPLFWRPVSGIGSFILPSYEIEMTPFLGRLLDGEEHKFSLTVTNALSVWFVDANLHLWLDKNSARTNGKLTEYEAPPLKINVESNFEGLDGSFVTSANRKISHSGWVESSQGNITTHISQEYKYINSMTFGNNGDAQTVEQSIMATSGAILKAPTGMLLSTQVDSSFCIYMYFAVVDKGNDTTLETANFSNGFNMDISIVAPTNSFFSSLNNTQNSEGYIFVQNNLVRSGLGSTQETYRYRSTEGCYSRSLSVSNYTFLSDHIDTFCGNTSLYFEG